Below is a genomic region from Miscanthus floridulus cultivar M001 chromosome 1, ASM1932011v1, whole genome shotgun sequence.
TCTGAAGTAATAAACTCCCCTGAAGATGTTCGCATAAAAGACATGTATGTCTTTTTATCAACAACAGATATCATTTCAACATAGCCATATAGAGCATAGAGCAGCTACCTGTAGAGCATAGAGCAGCTACCTGAACCTAAAAATTTCTTTCTTTTGCTCATGTCCCACACCCAAAAGATAATCCACCAACATGTGCACAATACTTGTAGATGGACTTGTACCTAGAGCAATCTGGAGTTCTGTAAAATGCGCCAAACTGATGTAGCAAAATGGCAACTGAAGAAAAGCGGTGAATAGTTTCTTTGTGGTTGCAAAAGCAACACCCTCGCTTTCCATTCCAACACTTCTGACCATATTTGTGCAAACTGGACCTGTGGCACAACAGAGCACAAACAAGGCCTGTTTATTTCAGTGATGTACTCATCCATTTTTGGTAGGAAAAATTACTAATATTGATCGCAAATGCACTGAAAATGCCATTTTTTCTTGTTATGAAGGCAATTCTTTTAGAGTTGAAGGCAATGCCAAAAACCTTCAAATAGTTTACATCATCCTGGATGGAAAGACCACTGACCACCCAACTCAAAGCCATTCCAGACAGTCTAGCAAATCAAAACCCCAAACAGCTGGTAACTATACTAAACCAGGAACCAAAATACTAGCAGTCACAACCCCAAACTACCCTCACAGACAGATTAACCGAACGGGTGAATACCGCTTTGTCTTGCACTTGCAGCCCCATCTGTTATGAAGGCAATCGCTCCAATAATATGCTGAATACTGAATTGATGTTTTAATTGCTGAAGTCTGTAGTCATGAAAGTATCTGCATATCCTTGATCAAAAAAGGATTTAATATTCACTAGCCACTTCAATTTTTTGCTAAATCCCTCACTGTCACTGACAATTTTGATTTGAGACAGAAGTTAGAGCCACAATGTATGGCATATCCATCCTCCCTTGAAATATTGTTTGCAGTGACCTATAAGAAATTAATTATTCCTTGAACTAAACAAGTACTCTTGGTCTACTTACGTTTTTTTTTCtagtctaccccaacttgtttgggactaaaaggctgtGTTGTTGTATTTGCTGATTCCGATCTCAGGTATTGGCAAAGCAACAGATGGATCTTCTCACAGCAAAAGCATGGCTTATGGAGAATAAAGAGCTCGAGCAAAAGGTAATTTTAATCCATTAAAGGCTAATTCTTATCTGTCGTGTCACTTTGTATGATATGTTCGTTCTTTAATGAAATTGTACACacctttttctcgaacacgcaagaGAGCTATGTGCATCAGAAATGATACACAGCTGTCCTGCATATTAGAGAAAAAATATGCTAGAATCACATCAGCTAGTGGCTGAACACTGAAGGTCCTTAAATGAACACTGCAACCAAGATGCTGAAGTTTTAGTATGACTGTTGGTGCTCGTTTTAGGGCAGTATTTAATGTCTATTAAAAATAAATTCTTAAACTGTGAAAGAATCACCAAAATCACGAGATGGATAACTCAATTTGTTAATTTACGAGTCATTAACAAAATTATCTGTTTTGGTGATGGTTTTGACAAGCCTCGCATTTACCTATGAAACAAGCATATCGATTGTCTCAAATTGCGCTCGTAGTTTTATACATTGCTTTCTTTTCTGCCATTGCCTTTTGTAAGGTATTACTAGTACTGAACTACTGATCCTTTGTGATAGTAGTCCTTGCAATCAAGTATCGTGATGTTGCAACTTTGTCACTACTGTATCGTTTAGctgttttctcttttttttctcgtCAAGAGTGAAATAACCACCACTGCATTACAACTAGAACCGTTATACATCATGGCTACTTTCTGCCAACATTTAGGGTTGCTGCAGTCTATTTCTGTGCACTTAATAAcaatagtttttttttataaCATTATATCCTCTCTGCTTTAACTTACAGGTTGTGAAATTAAGCAGACAGAATAGCCTTCCTTCTGAGTACACACGCATGGTACTACTTCAAACCAGCTTGGACAAAATAGATCCAGCACAACAGGTCGATTTTTTTTTCCTACAAAGCTTATATTTCTATAATAACTAAATTTTGGTTTATCGTCAATTCAAGTTAATGAAGACTGTAAACTATAAGATCAGAGCAACAGGGCCATACAGAAGGCAACACACCTTTGAATATTCATGTTCATTTTTGTTTCTTCAACATTTTCATTGGTCCATTTGGAAATATGGACTTTAATATCTTACATGAAAGTACATTCTCCCAAGAGTTTCAGAGACAACTTTTATACCGAGACTCAAAGCACACTGCTTGCACCAATATATGATGGTTTATGCTAGCCAAAATATGTATTTAAACTAGAAAGCCGCCACAATCTGTGACTAATACTGCTGTATTTGATCAGGCGAAGAATAAACCAACAAAACAAAGCAGCCCAGATGAGCTACCAGCGATGCCGCTTGGTGGCCTAGCACTGGGATTTGGTGATGTTGCGGCGACAAGGGAGAACCTGACAACAGGATTCGGAGACATGAAAGCGCCGGAGAAGTTTGTGATATTCGAGAAGGCCGTTGGCTGCTGCAGCCGCGTGGCGGATTGCTGCTGCTGCATGTGCTTCATCAAGGCGTGCAGCAAGATGAACGACCAGTGTGCCATTGTCATGGCGCAGGCCTGCGCTGCCCTCGCGTGTCTGGGATGCTTCGAGTGCTGCTCAGAGCTTTGCTGCGGCGGGCCGAACTGAGGGCTGAGGCACATGAGCAAGTTGGTGAGATTGTGTTGTATAGTAATGTAAATGTAAATACTTCCATTAATTAATGTATAGAATAGGCATCACGTGTTTATCTAACTTGACTCGATTAAGAAAAAGCATCGGTTTTCTGTATGTACATCTTTCAAGAATGAACTATATATAAGTTGTATGCAGCGTCGATGTAATTCTAATCACTGTATTAAGGGACAGGATGGTTTAATCCCAGAACAGAAGGGGAAAAGTACATAAACTATGTACACGTTTTTTGCACTTTCGTTAGCTTTATGCAATTCTTCAGATGCTTTGGGTGAGCACTACACTTCATCGTCCTTCTCTGTTCTTTTGATTTCCACATCAGTCTCGACCACGGCAGTTTCACCTTCCTTGCCACTATCTTGCACCTTCTGTTCGACTTCAACCTCTGCGTTGACTGCAACAGGTTTGCCATCCACCACATTCTCAGTTATGTGCTCCTCCACATCAACTTCAGGTTCTTTCTTGTCCCCTGGCTTCAGCGAGATATGATGGAACTTCTCCTGAATCTTCCCAACGCCTTTCTCGACACCTTTCTCCACAGGTCCAATCGCTTGTGAGATTGTAAGGGCAACATCCTTGACAACCTGAAGAAGTAGCCAGTAGTAATTATGTTAAACATGAACAACTCTGAATTCAGGTGCCAAGGTATTGAAATTCAGAAGCCATCAGTTTACATGTTGGCCGCCGCCGAGGACAACATCCTGCACGCTCTCCTTGATGCTCGTCCCTGGAGCTTCAACATGGGTCTCCTGCTCCTCAATGGTAGGTGGTGTACTGCTTGTATCATCGTTGACATCTAACTTCGCCTCCATTTTACTTTCCTCACATGTGATTTCCCCATGATCAAGTACAGGGATGCGCTGCTGGTATGGCTCCACAGTGAAGACATAGGCGTGTGCTACAGCTGCGATAGCCATCTACCAGAAAGGGATTAGAGTTTTACCCCCAAGTAACGAGGAAGAGATGGTTTACCAGGAGGTGTACCTCAATGCAAATGAGGAAGTCCTGTAGTGCGTTCTGCACTTTTCCCTCTTTGGGCAGGAGTCCAGTTTGGCAAATGATTGCAATGCCAACTCCTTGCCACCAAGTGGCAAATACAATGGCCTTAAAGCTTATGAACTTGGCTAGTGGCCTTATTGCCTGTAGTTTTTCATGTGTTGCATTGTAAAATTTTACAAGACAATACAATGCCCATGTCTGGCTGAAATTTATGACAATAGCAATATAAGGATATCTGCATATAAAAGCACGACATGTTAGGAAACAACATAGTAGCAACATGATAGTGAAACATAATTATTTGCACACAGAAAGAAGGGAAATACTGAAGAGTTTCTTTTTTTAGTAGAATATAGAAATAAGTTTATGAATCTGATGCAATAAAAACTCAATTTTGGGTTTCCTCAACCTCAGATGTTTTGCTAATTTCGATAACCAAAAAAGGTGAAAAAGACAGATACCCGTAATTCCACTTGAATTCACCATCGCCATAGGCCCCAAAAGGCTCCAAGATCAACGCCAACAAAGCACATAGTGTCTTCAGAATCATCTGCAATTTTGTCAAACAAAGTTATGGCATGTCATTATCTGCCAGTGTGGAGTAAGGGAACATATTCTCATTATAAAATAGCTCACATATTGCACAAGACCGAATTTTATAATCGTGTACAAGTTCTCTCCCAGAGCATTAGGGTCACAAAAGAAACTGTAGACTCTGCTTCGGTTATGAGCTTGTGTCCTGTCTTGACTCTCTAGCAACTGCTCGCTCAGCTCATCCCTTCTTCTGTTCTCAAGCAAATGGAACACTTGTCGTTCCCCGCCTGAAGCGTAATgtaacaacaaatgaaaaatgaGTGCAACTAATAATTCAGAGAGCTGACAGAGTGGGAGCATAAATATGTAGCTGATCATCACAAGATTACAATGATCCATCTAGAGAACAAAAAAGATCACAAACATGCTGATGCAGATTATTCTGCAGTATTACCAAGGCAAGCGACCAAGTATCGTCCAAAGGCATACAGAGCAAAGGCTTCGTAACAATTCCGCAATATATCACAAGCCAGAGAGAGCTTTGAATTCCACAGCGAAATTATCTGAAAAGAATCGGAAACTGGAATGGGATATCAATTCATGTCAGTACCTTTGCATTGTAAGGAAAATTAAAGGAGATCCTAAATCAAAGCATCCCAACTACTCTGAAAGGGCCAATCTTGACAACCACACGTCCAGTCATCCACACCAGTACTTGAAGCCAGTTAGTGAAACACCATTCGACCATTCATATTTTGTTCGCGAAGTAGTGAAGAACTACACTGATATTTTCTCAAGATAAGTTCTCTATTGATGCGAAATGACAACTACTTCTAGTAATAGCATTTCTCTGCCTCGACTGGGCATCAGAACAAGCGGAGCTAGCGCTTACAGATTCAGAGGCATAAACAGGCACCATAAACAGCACAGCTACGATCCACTTCTGCTCCTGCAGGATTTCAGCAGCAGGTGAGTACAAATGTTCAGCACGGATAACAACAAACAAGCCGTAAACATCAGTTACACACACCAGGGGATCACTACTTTTTCATGGAATGTAATGTGGCGtaaacaaaactaaaaacatCAGTTACTTACGGCTGGATCGTTGTACGATCTGAGGTGCTGCAGGATGAGCCAGAGCGAGATGAGGAGCGCCACAAGCGCAAACGCAGCGCCAGTGAGCACCGCCGGGCCGTGGATGTTGCCGTACAACTCACGGAAGCTAGAGGAGGATCCTCCGTCCGATGCCATCGCTTCATCCCACATCCAATCCAAGGCTCTCTGCACTCCTGCAGCAACGACTTCTCTTGGCTGCAGCACAGACAGCACAGGGGAGGGGCAGGGACTCAAGGGAGGACCTGAGTGACACTCGCGGAAGAAGCTGTTGGAAAAGAAAAACAATCAGCTGCAGACCAGTACTCCGCCGCGCGGCAAATGAACTGAATCCGCGACGAGCTGGACGGGTTGGAGTGCccgtaccaaaaaaaaaaaaaaaaatctgcacGAGGAGACGAATCCACGGAAGCTAGGGTATCTCCTTACCAACGGAAGCGGGAAAAGAGGAACCAATCGGAGCTGGCGCGGAGATCTCCGGTCCACCCCCACTGCAGCTGCAGGGATGGAGGAGGACACGACGGCGGCGAGAAGGAAGGCGTGAAGGACGCCTGGCCCGGGATGGACGCGTGGAGCACTCCGCGCGCACGCCGGAAAACGGTCGGATCGGATATGTCGAGAGCTGACCCATTCCGTTCCGCATCGGAATCGTAACTCTGCCGTTTTAGGGGGAGTTTGAATGTTTGATGTAAATAAGGAAGACTAAACATAAGATAATTATAGAACTAATTATATAAGCTGTGACTAATTCGTAaaatgaatttattaagtctaattaattcatcattagcattgGTTTACTGTAGCGCCATATTgtcaaattatagactaattagtcttaaaatatTGGTTTCGCAAATTTCCTGCAAAGTATTAATGGTTTACTTATAACCCAGTCCCAAAAAGCCTCCTCCAATAACTTAAGGTCCGTTTCGCTTCTGCATTGCACAATGAAAATTATCACAAAGCTCCTTGTCAACAGATTACAAGTCTACATCATGCGACTAATATATTTTCATCAAATCAAGGACTATACAAGATTGCCTTGCTTGGCCTTTTGAATACCTTCACCTTTGTCATCACTCTAAGAAAGAACTTGTCATTCTTAAGCTTCACTTTGAGAAAGCATTTAACAAGGTTGAGCATGAGGCTATGATACAGGTCATGTTGCCCAAAGGTTTTGGACCCAAGTGAACGAGATGGATGAAAATGATTTTTTGTATCTAGCACTTCTTCGATTCTTCCCAATGGAACACCTGGAAAAACCTTTCATTGTTTTGCTGCAGACCTCCTGCAATATGCAGACACAAAAATTTCCAATTATCCAATATGCAGACAAAACTCTCACTATCATGAAAGCCTATGGAAGGGAGCTTTTTACCCTCAAAGCTTTACTCAACAacgagcctgttcgctggttggtttctgggctgataagcccggctggtgctagtttgtcgtgagagaaaaacattgttggctggctgataagccctggctgaaaccaacaagcgaacatgctgaacatTGTTGAATCAGTAGGCCTGAGAGTAAATTATGCAAAGTCAATGATGACCCCATTAATGTTACTCTAGACAAATTAGAACTTCTGGCTGCTACCTTTGGATGTGCCCAAGGTACTCTACCTTTCACTTACCTAGGCCTTTTCCACTAGGCTTAACAAAACCACAGGTGATTGATTTTCTACCCCTTATTACAAAATTTGAACAAAGACTTGTCTCCACTTCAGTTT
It encodes:
- the LOC136542225 gene encoding protein LAZ1 homolog 2-like — translated: MWDEAMASDGGSSSSFRELYGNIHGPAVLTGAAFALVALLISLWLILQHLRSYNDPAEQKWIVAVLFMVPVYASESIISLWNSKLSLACDILRNCYEAFALYAFGRYLVACLGGERQVFHLLENRRRDELSEQLLESQDRTQAHNRSRVYSFFCDPNALGENLYTIIKFGLVQYMILKTLCALLALILEPFGAYGDGEFKWNYGYPYIAIVINFSQTWALYCLVKFYNATHEKLQAIRPLAKFISFKAIVFATWWQGVGIAIICQTGLLPKEGKVQNALQDFLICIEMAIAAVAHAYVFTVEPYQQRIPVLDHGEITCEESKMEAKLDVNDDTSSTPPTIEEQETHVEAPGTSIKESVQDVVLGGGQHVVKDVALTISQAIGPVEKGVEKGVGKIQEKFHHISLKPGDKKEPEVDVEEHITENVVDGKPVAVNAEVEVEQKVQDSGKEGETAVVETDVEIKRTEKDDEV